Proteins from a single region of Syntrophales bacterium:
- a CDS encoding ComEC/Rec2 family competence protein: MVYNGPMKRPLLPLLAFQIAGILIGSSFRLPEAILPAALAALLLFLLAFRIRRRSRAAAWTACAGISIAAAILIQSSLYGAPPPDSVSRFAGRDPVTVQGTVCEHPRRSPDRTDLIVCASQTFRGGDRETATGKVLLSLKDPAPRDFVYGDHLRFRARLRVPSSFHNPGGFDAERYLRLQGIRLRASLADPSAVILIRKDTGNPARAGLESFREGLKRFIYGHAPSPEREVIQSVILGDAKEIPESVTEDFNRTGTSHIIAISGFNIGIIAAFFFFLFRAALSRSETILLASPVRPLAMALAVIPVLAFTLVAGAGISVLRAAIMVLALMAALLIGRERDLYNVLALAAIAILMVSPGSLFDVSFQLSFAAVASLLFVAPRLALWIPRPDPEQGSPTVRLFRKALHQAALFVVVTLAATLGTLPLVAFHFNRVSLIALAANLLVVPILGLLAIPLCTLLILAWLFSDGLASILTSAAALLVKVSLDLLSSLASLPWASLYVPTPGVLQVAVFYILLVASVLCIEVLAERRERGSRITTGDPEDRRNRPFAPFAWIAGACILFLVLQSTYLLLADRRPETLRVTAVDVGQGSATLLRLPRGSRVLVDGGGVHGISRFDIGEQVLAPFLWHERILRIDTVVLSHPHPDHMGGLPFVLKNFQVGEFWTTAETASSPEFLPIRRILEDRGIVLRTVGTASEAAVLDGVRIEFLHPTPRIPKPAAGESDYGDANDSSLVLRLTMGEVGVLIPGDISGNVEEELVRSGRDLSASILLAPHHGARSSGMLPFLRHVRPRLVIVSSGRDNLFGHPHPDLLARCRAVGAAVYRTDRSGAVTVTTDGRKIEVDTFLKNGPRTGGTS, encoded by the coding sequence ATGGTGTACAATGGACCCATGAAGCGACCGCTCTTGCCGCTGCTGGCGTTCCAGATCGCGGGAATCCTCATCGGGTCATCGTTCCGTCTGCCCGAGGCGATCCTGCCGGCCGCACTGGCAGCGCTTCTCCTGTTTCTGCTCGCCTTCCGAATCCGCCGCCGGAGCCGGGCGGCAGCCTGGACGGCCTGCGCCGGGATATCCATCGCCGCGGCGATCCTCATACAGTCCTCCCTGTACGGCGCCCCGCCTCCGGATTCGGTGTCCCGGTTCGCGGGACGGGACCCGGTGACCGTCCAGGGGACAGTCTGCGAGCATCCCCGGCGCTCCCCCGACAGGACGGACCTGATCGTCTGCGCCTCCCAGACCTTCCGCGGCGGAGACCGGGAGACCGCGACGGGGAAAGTACTGCTCTCCCTGAAGGACCCGGCGCCCCGCGATTTTGTCTACGGTGACCATCTTCGCTTCCGTGCCCGCCTCCGAGTTCCCTCCTCCTTTCATAATCCAGGCGGATTCGACGCGGAGCGGTACCTGCGATTGCAGGGCATCCGCCTCCGGGCCTCCCTGGCGGATCCGTCGGCGGTCATCCTCATCCGGAAGGACACGGGCAACCCCGCCCGTGCCGGGCTGGAGTCCTTCCGGGAAGGGCTGAAGCGGTTCATTTACGGGCATGCGCCTTCTCCCGAGCGGGAGGTGATCCAGTCGGTCATCCTGGGCGACGCGAAGGAAATCCCGGAAAGCGTCACGGAGGATTTCAACCGCACGGGGACGTCCCACATCATCGCCATTTCCGGGTTCAACATCGGGATCATCGCCGCGTTCTTCTTTTTCCTGTTCCGGGCGGCACTGTCGCGGTCGGAGACGATCCTCCTGGCCTCTCCGGTCCGTCCGCTGGCCATGGCCCTGGCGGTCATTCCCGTCCTTGCCTTTACGCTGGTCGCCGGGGCGGGGATCTCGGTCCTCCGGGCGGCCATCATGGTGCTGGCCCTGATGGCCGCCCTCCTGATCGGCCGGGAGCGGGACCTGTACAACGTCCTGGCCCTGGCGGCCATTGCCATTCTGATGGTCTCGCCGGGCTCGCTCTTCGACGTGTCCTTCCAACTCTCCTTCGCCGCCGTCGCCTCCCTTCTTTTTGTCGCGCCGCGGCTCGCCCTCTGGATTCCCCGGCCGGATCCGGAACAGGGTTCCCCCACGGTCCGCCTATTCCGGAAGGCCCTCCACCAGGCTGCTCTGTTCGTCGTCGTGACCCTGGCCGCCACGCTGGGGACCCTGCCGCTGGTGGCCTTCCATTTCAACCGGGTATCCCTGATCGCGCTGGCGGCCAATCTGCTGGTCGTCCCGATCCTGGGGCTCCTGGCGATCCCGCTGTGCACGCTCCTGATCCTGGCCTGGCTGTTTTCCGACGGGCTTGCGTCCATCCTGACCTCCGCGGCGGCCCTGCTCGTCAAGGTCTCCCTGGACCTTCTGTCATCGCTGGCCTCCCTTCCCTGGGCCTCTCTCTATGTGCCGACGCCCGGTGTCCTGCAGGTGGCCGTCTTTTACATCCTCCTTGTCGCTTCGGTCCTGTGCATCGAGGTCCTGGCGGAACGGCGGGAGCGGGGGAGCCGCATCACAACAGGTGATCCGGAAGACCGGAGAAACCGCCCGTTCGCCCCCTTCGCCTGGATCGCCGGGGCCTGCATCCTGTTCCTCGTCCTCCAGAGCACGTACCTCCTGCTGGCGGACCGCCGCCCCGAAACGCTCCGGGTCACGGCCGTCGACGTCGGGCAGGGAAGCGCCACCCTCCTTCGCCTGCCGCGGGGAAGCCGAGTGCTCGTGGACGGCGGCGGCGTGCACGGGATCTCCCGCTTCGACATCGGGGAACAGGTCCTCGCCCCGTTTCTCTGGCACGAGAGGATCCTCCGGATCGACACCGTCGTCCTGTCCCATCCCCACCCGGACCACATGGGGGGCCTCCCCTTTGTCCTGAAAAACTTTCAGGTCGGCGAATTCTGGACGACCGCCGAAACCGCCTCCTCCCCGGAGTTCCTGCCGATCCGCCGGATTCTGGAGGACCGGGGCATTGTTCTCAGGACCGTCGGCACCGCCTCGGAGGCCGCAGTCCTCGACGGCGTCCGGATCGAATTTCTCCACCCGACCCCGAGGATCCCGAAACCGGCCGCCGGAGAATCCGACTACGGGGACGCCAACGATTCCTCCCTCGTCCTTCGCCTGACCATGGGCGAGGTCGGCGTGCTGATTCCCGGGGACATCTCGGGCAACGTCGAGGAGGAACTGGTCCGCTCGGGGCGGGACCTGTCCGCATCGATCCTGCTGGCCCCCCATCACGGCGCCCGATCCTCCGGGATGCTTCCGTTTCTCCGGCATGTCCGGCCGCGGCTCGTCATCGTCAGCTCCGGCCGGGACAACCTCTTCGGACATCCCCATCCGGATCTGCTGGCACGCTGCCGGGCCGTCGGGGCGGCGGTCTACCGGACGGACCGCTCCGGCGCCGTGACGGTCACGACGGACGGGCGGAAGATCGAGGTCGACACGTTTCTGAAGAACGGTCCGAGGACCGGAGGAACATCATGA
- a CDS encoding ATP-binding protein, whose translation MTEPFALNDENTPTRLQILLLSRLLITTLLLVIYLYLQFQEEELLPEISIRGFGAAIFASFALAAAYTVFRYFVADARLNVYLQGVGDVFLVTGLVHATGGVVSVYAVFYPLIVIYSVFFLGRGGGMIIASLCSVCYGLLLDLEYYRIVPVGEYVHFQFYDQRAGHVFTRIVTYIVSFYIIAFLASFVVERERRARTLLAEKETAFDQLDLLHRSIIESVDAGIVTTNLLQQIKSFNRAATQLTGFSFRTVENRNINEVFPGFANAAGLADDRDPSGVPRSRFEMPFRGSDREEMILGCAVSPLKDKRGRRIGHILVFQDLTAIRRMEESVEKSRRLAFIGEMAAGLAHEIRNPLASISGSIQVLKNSLVLPDADHRLMQIILRGREQLENVVRDFLLLARPSTGIPESFDPRAVIDDVIESLRYVADWNEGIQVVRNYRHSGSMSANRTEFRQVLWNLLLNAVQVMPEGGTLTVETDMAEAADEKRFLQLRISDSGPGIGASDLEKIFEPFYTTKERGTGLGLAIVNRIVEGMEGSIALDTLTGRGTTFRIRLPLPESETGAP comes from the coding sequence ATGACCGAACCGTTTGCGCTCAATGACGAGAACACACCGACCCGGCTGCAGATCCTCCTGCTTTCCCGCCTCCTCATCACGACGCTTCTCCTGGTGATTTACCTCTACCTGCAGTTTCAGGAGGAGGAACTGCTCCCGGAGATCTCCATCCGCGGGTTCGGGGCGGCCATCTTTGCCAGCTTCGCGCTTGCGGCCGCATATACGGTTTTCAGGTACTTTGTCGCCGACGCCCGCCTGAATGTTTATCTACAGGGTGTGGGAGATGTTTTCCTGGTGACCGGGCTGGTTCATGCCACCGGCGGTGTCGTCAGCGTCTACGCCGTGTTCTACCCCCTGATTGTCATCTACAGCGTGTTTTTTCTCGGGCGGGGCGGAGGGATGATCATCGCCTCGCTGTGCAGTGTCTGCTACGGCCTCCTGCTCGACTTGGAGTACTATCGCATCGTTCCCGTCGGGGAATACGTCCACTTCCAGTTCTACGATCAGCGGGCGGGGCATGTCTTCACCCGGATCGTGACCTACATCGTTTCCTTTTACATCATCGCCTTCCTGGCGAGTTTCGTCGTGGAGCGCGAGCGGCGGGCCCGAACCCTCCTGGCGGAAAAGGAGACGGCTTTCGACCAGCTCGACCTGCTCCACCGGAGCATCATCGAATCGGTGGATGCCGGGATCGTGACCACGAACCTCCTGCAGCAGATCAAGTCGTTCAACCGGGCGGCCACGCAGCTCACGGGATTCTCCTTCCGAACCGTGGAGAACCGGAACATCAACGAGGTGTTTCCCGGTTTTGCCAACGCCGCCGGCCTTGCGGACGACCGGGATCCCAGCGGCGTCCCTCGCAGCCGCTTCGAGATGCCCTTCCGGGGCAGCGACCGGGAAGAGATGATCCTCGGGTGCGCCGTCTCCCCGCTCAAGGACAAGAGAGGCCGGAGAATCGGCCATATCCTCGTTTTCCAGGACCTGACGGCCATCAGGCGCATGGAGGAGTCCGTCGAGAAGAGCAGGCGCCTGGCCTTCATCGGCGAAATGGCCGCCGGGCTGGCCCATGAAATCCGGAACCCCCTGGCCTCCATCTCCGGGTCCATCCAGGTCCTCAAGAACAGCCTGGTCCTGCCCGATGCGGACCACCGGCTGATGCAGATCATCCTGCGGGGCCGGGAGCAGCTTGAGAACGTCGTCCGGGATTTTCTTCTCCTGGCACGCCCGAGCACCGGTATTCCCGAGTCCTTCGATCCCCGGGCGGTGATCGACGACGTCATCGAGTCGCTTCGCTACGTGGCGGACTGGAACGAAGGCATCCAGGTTGTCAGGAATTACCGGCATTCCGGCTCCATGTCGGCCAACCGGACGGAATTCCGGCAGGTCCTGTGGAACCTGCTCCTCAATGCGGTTCAGGTAATGCCCGAGGGAGGCACACTGACGGTGGAGACGGACATGGCGGAAGCGGCGGACGAAAAGCGATTCCTCCAGTTGAGGATCAGCGACTCCGGGCCGGGTATCGGCGCATCGGACCTTGAAAAAATATTCGAACCTTTCTATACGACCAAGGAGCGTGGAACGGGGCTGGGACTGGCCATTGTCAACCGCATCGTGGAGGGGATGGAGGGGAGTATCGCCCTGGATACCCTTACCGGGCGGGGGACGACGTTTCGGATCCGGCTGCCCCTTCCGGAGAGCGAGACAGGGGCACCGTAA